One window of the Bubalus bubalis isolate 160015118507 breed Murrah chromosome 8, NDDB_SH_1, whole genome shotgun sequence genome contains the following:
- the CPA5 gene encoding carboxypeptidase A5 isoform X1, whose product MQSSPGGGVIRRLSPVGRRTLLVCSFILAAALGQMNFTGDQVLRILAKNEKQLSLLRDLEGLKPQKVDFWRGPARPSLPVDMRVPFSELKDIKAYLESHGLAYNIMIKDIQVLLDEEREAMAKSRRLERSTSSFSYSSYHTLEEIYTWIDNFVTEHSDIVSKLQIGHSFENRSILVLKFSTGGSRRPAIWIDSGIHSREWITHATSVWIAKKIVSEYGKDRIVTDVLNAMDIFLEIVSNPDGFAYTHSMNRLWRKNKSTRPGIFCIGVDLNRNWKSGFGGNGSNNNPCSETYHGPSPQSEPEVAAVVDFIMSHGNVKALISIHSYSQMLMYPYGHSLEPVSNQEELMWPAGSQSTGPTTAASSTPSASSSGTRGAMASCCQPRRSSPRPRRRGWPFGPSWSTHCIIPTDRTAEGRARGVVFFSEAWAPPETQVMDPFPISALTP is encoded by the exons G TGACCAGGTTCTTCGAATCCTGGCTAAAAATGAGAAGCAGCTTTCACTTCTCAGGGATCTGGAGGGCCTGAAGCCCCAGAAG GTGGACTTCTGGCGCGGCCCAGCCAGGCCCAGCCTCCCTGTGGACATGAGGGTTCCTTTCTCTGAATTGAAAGACATCAAAGCTTACCTGGAGTCTCACGGCCTTGCTTACAACATCATGATAAAGGACATCCAG GTGCTGCTGGACGAGGAGAGAGAAGCCATGGCGAAATCCCGCCGGTTGGAGCGAAGTACCAGTAGCTTCAGTTACTCCTCTTACCacaccctggaggag ATCTATACCTGGATTGACAACTTTGTAACTGAGCATTCAGATATTGTCTCAAAACTTCAGATTGGCCACAGCTTTGAAAATCGGTCCATCCTTGTTCTGAAG TTCAGCACTGGAGGTTCTCGGCGCCCGGCCATCTGGATTGATTCTGGAATCCATTCCCGGGAGTGGATCACCCATGCCACCAGCGTCTGGATTGCCAAGAAG ATTGTCAGTGAATATGGCAAAGACCGCATCGTAACAGATGTACTGAACGCCATGGACATCTTCCTGGAAATTGTCTCTAATCCTGATGGGTTTGCTTATACCCACAGTATG AACCGCTTGTGGCGGAAGAACAAGTCCACCAGACCGggaatcttctgcattggtgTGGATCTTAACAGGAACTGGAAGTCAGGCTTTGGAG GAAACGGTTCTAACAACAACCCCTGCTCAGAGACTTACCATGGGCCCTCCCCTCAGTCAGAGCCAGAAGTGGCTGCCGTCGTGGACTTTATCATGTCCCATGGGAACGTCAAGGCTCTGATCTCCATTCACAGCTACTCTCAGATGCTCATGTACCCCTATGGCCACTCTCTGGAGCCTGTTTCAAACCAGGAGGAGTTG ATGTGGCCAGCGGGATCACAGTCGACTGGGCCTACGACAGCGGCATCAAGTACTCCTTCAGCTTCGAGCTCCGGGACACGGGGCGCTATGGCTTCCTGCTGCCAGCCGCGCAGATCATCCCCACGGCCCAGGAGACGTGGATGGCCATTCGGACCATCATGGAGCACACACTGCATCATCCCTACTGACAGAACTGCTGAGGGGAGAGCCAGAGGAGTGGTTTTCTTTTCCGAGGCCTGGGCTCCTCCTGAAACCCAAGTAATGGATCCCTTCCCCATCTCTGCCCTGACTccttag
- the CPA5 gene encoding carboxypeptidase A5 isoform X2: protein MQSSPGGGVIRRLSPVGRRTLLVCSFILAAALGQMNFTGDQVLRILAKNEKQLSLLRDLEGLKPQKVDFWRGPARPSLPVDMRVPFSELKDIKAYLESHGLAYNIMIKDIQVLLDEEREAMAKSRRLERSTSSFSYSSYHTLEEIYTWIDNFVTEHSDIVSKLQIGHSFENRSILVLKFSTGGSRRPAIWIDSGIHSREWITHATSVWIAKKIVSEYGKDRIVTDVLNAMDIFLEIVSNPDGFAYTHSMNRLWRKNKSTRPGIFCIGVDLNRNWKSGFGGNGSNNNPCSETYHGPSPQSEPEVAAVVDFIMSHGNVKALISIHSYSQMLMYPYGHSLEPVSNQEELYHLAKDAVQALYEVHGIEYIYGSISTTLYVASGITVDWAYDSGIKYSFSFELRDTGRYGFLLPAAQIIPTAQETWMAIRTIMEHTLHHPY, encoded by the exons G TGACCAGGTTCTTCGAATCCTGGCTAAAAATGAGAAGCAGCTTTCACTTCTCAGGGATCTGGAGGGCCTGAAGCCCCAGAAG GTGGACTTCTGGCGCGGCCCAGCCAGGCCCAGCCTCCCTGTGGACATGAGGGTTCCTTTCTCTGAATTGAAAGACATCAAAGCTTACCTGGAGTCTCACGGCCTTGCTTACAACATCATGATAAAGGACATCCAG GTGCTGCTGGACGAGGAGAGAGAAGCCATGGCGAAATCCCGCCGGTTGGAGCGAAGTACCAGTAGCTTCAGTTACTCCTCTTACCacaccctggaggag ATCTATACCTGGATTGACAACTTTGTAACTGAGCATTCAGATATTGTCTCAAAACTTCAGATTGGCCACAGCTTTGAAAATCGGTCCATCCTTGTTCTGAAG TTCAGCACTGGAGGTTCTCGGCGCCCGGCCATCTGGATTGATTCTGGAATCCATTCCCGGGAGTGGATCACCCATGCCACCAGCGTCTGGATTGCCAAGAAG ATTGTCAGTGAATATGGCAAAGACCGCATCGTAACAGATGTACTGAACGCCATGGACATCTTCCTGGAAATTGTCTCTAATCCTGATGGGTTTGCTTATACCCACAGTATG AACCGCTTGTGGCGGAAGAACAAGTCCACCAGACCGggaatcttctgcattggtgTGGATCTTAACAGGAACTGGAAGTCAGGCTTTGGAG GAAACGGTTCTAACAACAACCCCTGCTCAGAGACTTACCATGGGCCCTCCCCTCAGTCAGAGCCAGAAGTGGCTGCCGTCGTGGACTTTATCATGTCCCATGGGAACGTCAAGGCTCTGATCTCCATTCACAGCTACTCTCAGATGCTCATGTACCCCTATGGCCACTCTCTGGAGCCTGTTTCAAACCAGGAGGAGTTG TACCATCTTGCCAAGGATGCAGTGCAGGCCCTGTATGAGGTTCATGGGATCGAGTACATTTATGGCAGCATCAGTACCACCCTCT ATGTGGCCAGCGGGATCACAGTCGACTGGGCCTACGACAGCGGCATCAAGTACTCCTTCAGCTTCGAGCTCCGGGACACGGGGCGCTATGGCTTCCTGCTGCCAGCCGCGCAGATCATCCCCACGGCCCAGGAGACGTGGATGGCCATTCGGACCATCATGGAGCACACACTGCATCATCCCTACTGA
- the CPA1 gene encoding carboxypeptidase A1, with the protein MQGLLILSVLLGAAFGKEDFVGHQVLRITAADEAEVQTVKELEDLEHLQLDFWRGPGQPGSPIDVRVPFPSLQAVKVFLEAHGIRYRIMIEDVQSLLDEEQEQMFASQSRARSTNSFNYATYHTLDEIYDFMDLLVAEHPQLVSKLQIGSSYEGRPIYVLKFSTGGSNRPAIWIDLGIHSREWITQATGVWFAKKFTEDYGQDPTFTAILDSMDIFLEIVTNPDGFAFTHSQNRLWRKTRSVMSSSLCVGVDANRNWDAGFGKAGASSSPCSETYHGKYANSEVEVKSIVDFVKDHGNFKAFLSIHSYSQLLLYPYGYTTQSIPDKTELDKVAKSAVEALKSLYGTSYKYGSIITTIYQASGGSIDWSYNQGIKYSFTFELRDTGRYGFLLPASQIIPTAQETWLGVLTIMKHTLNNLY; encoded by the exons atgcaggggcTGCTGATTTTGAGTGTGCTGCTGGGGGCTGCCTTCGGCAAAGAGGACTTTGTGGG GCACCAGGTGCTCCGAATCACTGCCGCCGATGAGGCCGAGGTGCAGACGGTGAAGGAGCTGGAGGACCTGGAGCACCTGCAG TTGGACTTCTGGAGGGGCcctggccagccaggctcccccatcgaCGTCCGAGTgcccttccccagcctccaggctgtTAAAGTCTTCCTGGAAGCCCATGGCATCAGATACAGGATCATGATCGAGGACGTGCAGTCCCTGCTAGACGAGGAGCAGGAGCAGATGTTCGCCTCCCAGAGCCGGGCCCGCAGCACCAACTCATTTAACTATGCTACCTACCACACCCTGGACGAG ATCTATGACTTCATGGACCTGCTGGTGGCTGAGCACCCACAGCTTGTCAGCAAACTCCAGATTGGCAGCAGCTATGAAGGCCGTCCCATCTATGTGCTGAAG TTCAGCACTGGGGGAAGCAACCGTCCAGCCATCTGGATCGACTTAGGCATCCATTCCAGGGAGTGGATCACCCAGGCCACTGGGGTCTGGTTTGCAAAGAAG TTCACAGAAGACTATGGCCAGGACCCGACTTTCACCGCCATTCTTGACAGCATGGACATATTCTTGGAAATTGTCACCAACCCTGATGGTTTTGCCTTCACCCACAGCCAG AATCGATTGTGGCGCAAGACTCGATCCGTCATGTCGAGCTCCCTCTGTGTTGGGGTGGACGCCAACCGGAACTGGGATGCCGGCTTTGGGA AGGCAGGagccagcagcagcccctgctcgGAGACTTATCATGGCAAGTATGCCAATTCTGAAGTGGAGGTCAAGTCCATCGTGGACTTTGTGAAAGACCATGGGAACTTCAAGGCCTTCCTCTCCATCCACAGCTACTCCCAGCTCCTCCTCTATCCCTATGGCTACACAACACAATCAATCCCTGACAAGACTGAGCTG GATAAGGTGGCTAAGTCCGCTGTTGAGGCCCTGAAGTCTCTGTATGGGACCAGCTACAAGTATGGCAGCATCATCACAACAATTT ACCAAGCCAGTGGAGGCAGCATTGACTGGTCCTACAACCAAGGCATCAAGTACTCCTTCACCTTTGAACTCCGGGACACGGGGCGCTATGGCTTCCTGCTGCCAGCCTCCCAGATCATCCCCACGGCCCAGGAGACGTGGCTGGGGGTTCTGACCATCATGAAGCACACGTTGAATAACCTTTACTGA